One segment of Streptomyces bathyalis DNA contains the following:
- a CDS encoding YggT family protein, translating into MSTALEVVQVALYCFLLVLIFRLVMDYVFQFARSWQPGKAMVVVLEATYTVTDPPLKLLRRFIPPLRFGGVALDLSFFVLMIIVYILINVVARL; encoded by the coding sequence GTGAGTACCGCACTCGAGGTGGTCCAAGTCGCGCTGTACTGCTTCCTGCTCGTGTTGATCTTCCGACTGGTGATGGACTACGTCTTCCAGTTCGCCCGCTCATGGCAGCCCGGCAAGGCGATGGTGGTCGTTCTAGAAGCGACCTACACTGTCACTGATCCGCCACTCAAGCTGCTGCGGCGGTTCATCCCGCCGTTGCGCTTCGGGGGCGTGGCGCTCGACCTGTCCTTCTTCGTACTGATGATCATCGTCTACATCCTGATCAACGTCGTGGCCAGGCTGTGA
- a CDS encoding DivIVA domain-containing protein, translated as MPLTPEDVRNKQFTTVRLREGYDEDEVDAFLDEVEAELTRLLRENEDLRAKLAAATRAAAQNQQQGGMRKPEPQDRQGGPVPAAISGPVPPGQHGGPGQHPGQHPGQHPGQHPGQHPGQHGPQQGMGGPPQLPGGQPQLPAGPGGPQGGPGGPMGPGGPQGGPGGPMGPGGGLQMPGGGGQNNDSAARVLSLAQQTADQAIAEARSEANKIVGEARSRAEGLERDARAKADALERDAQEKHRVAMGSLESARATLERKVEDLRGFEREYRTRLKSYLESQLRQLENQADDSLAPPRTPAAPSLPPSPSMAPAGAPAGGGMGTMGGHQSMGGNGMGGPGGHGGPSYGGGQQQMSPAMTQPMAPVRPQGGPAPQQAPSPMRGFLIDEDDN; from the coding sequence ATGCCACTGACCCCCGAGGACGTGCGGAACAAGCAGTTCACGACCGTCCGCCTCCGAGAAGGTTACGACGAGGACGAAGTCGATGCCTTCCTAGATGAGGTCGAAGCCGAGCTGACGCGCCTGCTGCGCGAGAACGAGGACCTGCGCGCGAAGCTCGCGGCAGCGACCCGTGCCGCCGCGCAGAACCAGCAGCAGGGCGGAATGCGCAAGCCGGAGCCGCAGGACAGGCAGGGCGGGCCGGTGCCCGCCGCCATATCAGGTCCTGTGCCGCCCGGTCAGCACGGCGGTCCGGGGCAGCACCCAGGTCAGCACCCCGGCCAGCATCCTGGCCAGCACCCCGGGCAGCACCCGGGCCAGCACGGCCCGCAGCAGGGCATGGGCGGCCCCCCTCAGCTTCCCGGCGGTCAGCCGCAGCTTCCTGCCGGTCCCGGCGGTCCTCAGGGCGGTCCCGGCGGCCCCATGGGTCCCGGTGGTCCTCAGGGCGGCCCCGGCGGCCCCATGGGTCCCGGTGGCGGCCTGCAGATGCCGGGTGGCGGCGGGCAGAACAACGACAGCGCCGCTCGCGTGCTGTCGCTTGCCCAGCAGACCGCCGACCAGGCCATTGCGGAGGCCCGTTCCGAGGCGAACAAGATCGTCGGCGAGGCGCGCAGCCGTGCCGAGGGTCTCGAGCGGGACGCCCGCGCCAAGGCCGACGCCCTTGAGCGGGACGCCCAGGAGAAGCACCGCGTCGCGATGGGCTCCCTCGAGTCCGCCAGGGCGACGCTGGAGCGCAAGGTCGAGGACCTGCGTGGCTTCGAGCGTGAGTACCGGACGCGTCTGAAGTCCTACCTGGAGAGCCAGCTGCGTCAGCTGGAGAACCAGGCGGACGACTCGCTGGCGCCGCCGCGTACTCCCGCCGCGCCTTCCCTCCCGCCGTCCCCGTCGATGGCCCCCGCGGGCGCACCCGCCGGTGGGGGGATGGGCACCATGGGAGGCCACCAGTCAATGGGCGGCAACGGAATGGGCGGCCCGGGCGGCCACGGTGGTCCGAGCTACGGCGGGGGCCAGCAGCAGATGTCCCCGGCCATGACGCAGCCCATGGCGCCCGTACGTCCGCAGGGCGGCCCCGCGCCGCAGCAGGCTCCGTCACCGATGCGGGGCTTCCTGATCGACGAGGACGACAACTGA
- the ileS gene encoding isoleucine--tRNA ligase: MPQYRQVPAQVDLPALEHAVLDFWRENKVFARTLEQSEGRPEWVFYEGPPTANGMPGAHHIEARVFKDVFPRFRTMRGYHVARKAGWDCHGLPVELAVERELGFNGKQDIENYGIAEFNSRCRESVTRHTDAFAELTTRMGYWVDMDDAYRTMDPEYVQSVWWSLKQIFEKGLLVQDHRVAPWCPRCGTGLSDHELAQGYETVVDPSVYVRFPLTSGPLAGEASLLVWTTTPWTLVSNTAVAAHPDVTYVVATNGLEKLVVAEPLLEKALGEDFEATGQRFTGAEMERWKYERPFNIVEMEGAHFVVNADYVTTEDGTGLVHQSPAFGEDDMRTCRAYGLPVVNPVRPDGTFEAGLHLVEGQFFKKADEALVADLAARNLLLRHVPYEHSYPHCWRCHTALLYYAQPSWYIRTTQIKDALLEQNERTNWYPESVKHGRYGDWLDNNIDWALSRNRYWGTPLPIWRCEEGHLTCVGSLAELTKLTGTDQSALDPHRPYIDEITFGCPAESCSLTATRVPEVIDAWYDSGSMPFAQWGYPYKNKELFEKRYPAQFISEAIDQTRGWFYTLMAVGTLVFEKSSYENVVCLGHILAEDGRKMSKHLGNILEPIPLMDQHGADAVRWFMAAGGSPWAARRVGHGAIQEVVRKTLLTFWNTVAFQALYARTSGWSPSGSDPAPESRPLLDRWLLSELHALVDQVTVAMEGYDTQRAGKLLSTFVDDLSNWYVRRSRRRFWQGDPAAMRTLHDTLETITRLMAPIVPFVSERVWQDLIVPVTPGAPDSVHLADWPEADLGKVDPELSQDMLLVRRLVELGRATRAESGVKTRQPLSRALVAAHGFETLSPDLRNQITEELNVTALASLSEVGGSLVDTTAKANFRALGRRFGKGTQAVAKAIADTDAAALSAALREGTAAVEVDGEQVPLSPEEVIITETPREGWSVASDSGATVALDLEITPELRRAGLARDAIRLIQEARKNSGLDVADRIALRWSTTDEEVGQALVDHTGLISDEVLAEDFAQETADAGGTEESAFGAPFQDESLSLTFRLRKV; encoded by the coding sequence ATGCCGCAGTACCGCCAGGTGCCAGCCCAGGTCGACCTGCCCGCCCTCGAGCACGCCGTGCTCGACTTCTGGCGGGAGAACAAGGTCTTCGCCCGCACTCTCGAGCAGTCCGAGGGGCGGCCCGAGTGGGTCTTCTACGAGGGCCCGCCCACCGCCAACGGCATGCCCGGCGCCCACCACATCGAGGCACGCGTCTTCAAGGACGTCTTCCCGCGCTTCCGTACGATGCGCGGATACCACGTGGCCCGCAAGGCCGGCTGGGACTGCCACGGGCTGCCGGTCGAGCTGGCCGTGGAGCGGGAGTTGGGCTTCAACGGCAAGCAGGACATCGAGAACTACGGCATCGCGGAGTTCAACTCCCGCTGCCGCGAGTCCGTCACGCGGCACACCGACGCGTTCGCCGAGCTGACGACGCGCATGGGCTACTGGGTCGACATGGACGACGCCTACCGGACCATGGATCCGGAGTACGTCCAGTCCGTCTGGTGGTCGCTGAAGCAGATCTTCGAGAAGGGTCTGCTGGTCCAGGACCACCGCGTCGCCCCCTGGTGCCCGCGGTGCGGCACCGGCCTGTCGGACCACGAACTCGCCCAGGGGTACGAGACGGTCGTCGACCCGTCGGTCTATGTGCGCTTCCCGCTGACCTCGGGGCCGCTCGCCGGTGAGGCATCTCTCCTGGTCTGGACGACCACGCCCTGGACGCTGGTCTCCAACACCGCGGTCGCGGCCCACCCCGACGTCACATACGTCGTCGCGACGAACGGGCTGGAGAAGCTCGTCGTCGCCGAGCCCCTGCTGGAAAAGGCGCTGGGCGAGGACTTCGAGGCGACCGGGCAGCGCTTCACGGGCGCCGAGATGGAGCGCTGGAAGTACGAACGCCCGTTCAACATCGTGGAGATGGAGGGCGCCCACTTCGTCGTCAACGCCGATTACGTCACCACCGAGGACGGCACGGGCCTGGTCCACCAGTCCCCCGCCTTCGGCGAGGACGACATGCGCACCTGCCGCGCCTACGGCCTCCCCGTGGTCAATCCGGTCCGCCCCGACGGCACCTTCGAGGCCGGACTGCACCTGGTGGAGGGGCAGTTCTTCAAGAAGGCCGACGAGGCACTCGTCGCGGACCTGGCCGCCCGGAACCTGCTGCTGCGTCACGTCCCGTACGAGCACAGCTATCCGCACTGCTGGCGCTGCCACACCGCGCTGCTCTACTACGCGCAGCCGTCCTGGTACATCCGCACCACCCAGATCAAGGACGCGCTGCTCGAGCAGAACGAACGCACCAACTGGTACCCGGAGTCGGTCAAGCACGGGCGCTACGGCGACTGGCTGGACAACAACATCGACTGGGCGCTGAGCCGCAACCGCTACTGGGGCACGCCGCTGCCCATCTGGCGCTGCGAGGAAGGCCACTTGACGTGCGTCGGCTCGCTGGCGGAGCTGACGAAGCTGACGGGCACCGACCAGTCGGCGCTCGACCCGCACCGCCCGTACATCGACGAGATCACCTTCGGCTGCCCGGCCGAGAGCTGCTCGCTGACGGCGACGCGCGTCCCCGAAGTCATCGACGCCTGGTACGACTCGGGCTCGATGCCCTTCGCGCAGTGGGGCTACCCGTACAAGAACAAGGAGCTCTTCGAGAAGCGCTACCCGGCGCAGTTCATCTCCGAGGCCATCGACCAGACCCGTGGCTGGTTCTACACCCTGATGGCGGTCGGCACGCTCGTCTTCGAGAAGTCCTCGTACGAGAACGTCGTCTGCCTGGGCCACATCCTCGCCGAGGACGGCCGGAAGATGTCCAAGCACCTGGGCAACATCCTCGAACCGATCCCGCTGATGGACCAGCACGGCGCGGACGCGGTGCGCTGGTTCATGGCGGCCGGCGGTTCGCCGTGGGCGGCCCGGCGCGTGGGGCACGGCGCGATCCAGGAGGTCGTCCGCAAGACGCTGCTGACGTTCTGGAACACGGTGGCCTTCCAGGCGCTGTATGCCCGTACGTCCGGCTGGTCGCCCTCCGGCTCGGATCCGGCGCCCGAGAGCCGGCCGCTGCTGGACCGCTGGCTGCTGAGCGAACTGCACGCGCTGGTCGACCAGGTGACGGTGGCCATGGAGGGCTACGACACCCAGCGCGCCGGCAAACTGCTCTCGACCTTCGTCGACGACCTGTCCAACTGGTACGTGCGACGCTCGCGGCGCCGCTTCTGGCAGGGCGACCCGGCAGCGATGCGCACGCTGCACGACACGCTGGAGACGATCACGCGTCTGATGGCCCCCATCGTGCCGTTCGTCAGCGAGCGCGTGTGGCAGGACCTGATCGTCCCCGTCACGCCCGGGGCGCCTGACTCGGTGCACCTTGCCGACTGGCCCGAGGCGGACCTGGGCAAGGTGGACCCGGAACTGTCCCAGGACATGCTTCTGGTGCGCCGCCTGGTGGAGTTGGGGCGTGCGACGCGCGCCGAGTCCGGCGTCAAGACGCGTCAGCCGCTCTCCCGCGCCCTCGTCGCCGCGCACGGCTTCGAGACGCTCTCCCCCGACCTGCGCAACCAGATCACCGAGGAGCTCAACGTCACCGCGCTCGCCTCCCTTTCGGAGGTCGGGGGCTCGCTGGTGGACACCACGGCAAAGGCCAACTTCCGTGCCCTGGGCCGCCGTTTCGGCAAGGGCACCCAGGCCGTCGCCAAGGCGATCGCCGACACCGACGCCGCAGCCCTCTCGGCCGCGCTCCGCGAGGGCACGGCCGCCGTCGAGGTGGACGGGGAGCAAGTGCCGCTCTCGCCCGAGGAAGTGATCATCACCGAGACGCCGCGCGAGGGCTGGTCCGTCGCCTCCGACTCGGGAGCGACGGTCGCCCTCGACCTGGAGATCACTCCCGAGCTGCGCCGCGCGGGCCTCGCCAGGGACGCGATCCGCCTCATCCAGGAGGCCCGCAAGAACTCGGGCCTCGACGTCGCCGACCGCATCGCCCTGCGCTGGTCCACGACGGACGAGGAGGTCGGACAGGCTCTCGTGGACCACACCGGTCTGATCTCCGACGAGGTCCTCGCGGAGGACTTCGCACAGGAGACCGCGGACGCCGGCGGCACCGAGGAGTCCGCATTCGGCGCCCCGTTCCAGGACGAGTCGCTCTCGCTCACCTTCCGGCTCCGCAAGGTCTGA
- a CDS encoding TraR/DksA family transcriptional regulator: protein MVAKGSAASTPAAADKSTKKAAATKKSSAAGKTAAKKTAKKTTAKKAAQKKQGRAAAKGEAPAKKTSAKKTASKKASAKKAPAKKAAPRKTAAKKAAAPKRAAKKTTAKKQTTGAEKVAAKKTPVAKADKVPTARAVAAQPGELAVRAGEEPWTPEEVEEARSELQSEAQRLRDELVASGEALDGLMRDSGDGAGDDDADTGTKNITREHEMALAANAREMLYQTERAIERLDAGTYGLCENCGNPIGKARMQAFPRATLCVECKQQQERR, encoded by the coding sequence ATGGTGGCGAAGGGATCTGCCGCGAGTACTCCGGCAGCTGCTGACAAGTCCACGAAGAAGGCCGCGGCCACGAAGAAGAGCTCTGCGGCCGGCAAGACGGCCGCGAAGAAGACGGCGAAGAAGACGACGGCGAAGAAGGCCGCACAGAAGAAGCAGGGGAGGGCCGCGGCGAAGGGGGAGGCGCCGGCGAAGAAGACCTCCGCGAAGAAGACCGCCTCCAAGAAGGCATCGGCGAAGAAGGCGCCGGCGAAGAAGGCCGCGCCCAGGAAGACGGCGGCGAAGAAGGCCGCGGCGCCGAAGCGCGCCGCGAAGAAGACCACGGCGAAGAAGCAGACGACGGGAGCCGAGAAGGTGGCTGCGAAGAAGACTCCGGTGGCGAAGGCCGACAAGGTTCCCACGGCACGCGCGGTCGCCGCGCAACCCGGCGAACTCGCCGTACGGGCCGGTGAAGAGCCGTGGACGCCGGAAGAGGTCGAGGAGGCCCGCAGCGAACTGCAGAGCGAGGCCCAGCGGCTGCGCGACGAACTGGTGGCCTCCGGCGAAGCGCTCGACGGACTGATGCGCGACTCCGGTGACGGCGCCGGTGACGACGACGCCGACACCGGCACCAAGAACATCACGCGCGAGCACGAGATGGCCCTGGCGGCGAACGCCCGCGAGATGCTCTACCAGACCGAGCGCGCCATCGAGCGGCTCGACGCCGGTACGTACGGACTGTGCGAGAACTGCGGAAATCCGATCGGCAAGGCCCGGATGCAGGCCTTCCCGAGGGCGACGCTGTGCGTGGAGTGCAAGCAGCAGCAGGAGCGGCGCTAG
- the lspA gene encoding signal peptidase II: MTEVERTIGTPDEAKEEPADGSGGDDAQTASRGRRRVGVLISVAALAYALDLISKLIVVESLEQHAPIRVIGTVLQLDVVRNRGAAFGIGEALTIVLTAIAAVVIVVIARIARRLYSAPWAIALGLLLGGAFGNLTDRVFRSPGVFQGAVVDFIAPTHFAVFNLADSAIVCGGILIVILSFRGLDPDGTVHRD; this comes from the coding sequence GTGACAGAGGTGGAGCGGACTATCGGTACTCCTGACGAGGCCAAGGAAGAGCCCGCCGACGGTTCCGGCGGCGACGACGCACAGACCGCCTCCCGCGGCAGGCGCCGGGTCGGGGTTCTCATCTCGGTGGCCGCTCTCGCCTACGCGCTCGACCTGATCAGCAAGCTGATCGTGGTGGAGAGTCTGGAGCAGCACGCCCCGATCCGGGTGATCGGCACGGTGCTCCAGCTGGACGTGGTGCGGAACCGGGGGGCGGCCTTCGGCATCGGTGAGGCTCTCACCATCGTGCTGACGGCGATCGCGGCCGTGGTGATCGTCGTGATCGCGCGGATCGCGAGACGGCTCTACAGCGCTCCCTGGGCGATCGCCCTGGGGCTGCTGCTGGGCGGGGCGTTCGGCAATCTCACCGACCGCGTCTTCCGCTCGCCGGGCGTCTTCCAGGGCGCCGTCGTGGACTTCATCGCCCCCACGCACTTCGCGGTCTTCAATCTCGCGGACTCGGCGATCGTGTGCGGGGGCATTCTGATCGTGATCCTCTCCTTCCGCGGCCTCGACCCCGACGGGACCGTCCACCGGGACTGA
- a CDS encoding RluA family pseudouridine synthase, translating to MSTIPETRTLPVPDGLEGERVDAAIARMFGFSRTKAAELAADGKVLLDGAEAGKSDRVHGGAWLEVELPPPPEPVRIVAEPVEGMAVVHDDSDLVVVDKPVGVAAHPSPGWSGPTVIGGLAAAGYSVSTSGAAERQGIVHRLDVGTSGLMVVAKSERAYTLLKQQFRERTVDKRYHALVQGHPDPLSGTIDAPVGRHPQHDYKWAVTADGKPSVTHYDLIEAFRAASLLDIKLETGRTHQIRVHMSAHRHPCVGDLTYGADPKLAKRLRLERQWLHAVRLGFEHPSDGRRVEYESDYPEDLQKALDIVRAESA from the coding sequence GTGAGCACGATCCCCGAAACCCGCACCCTGCCCGTACCGGACGGCCTCGAGGGCGAGCGCGTCGACGCCGCCATCGCCCGGATGTTCGGCTTTTCTCGTACCAAGGCCGCCGAACTGGCCGCCGACGGCAAGGTGTTGCTGGACGGCGCCGAGGCCGGCAAGTCCGACCGGGTCCACGGGGGAGCGTGGCTGGAGGTGGAGCTGCCGCCTCCGCCCGAGCCCGTACGTATCGTGGCCGAACCCGTCGAGGGCATGGCCGTCGTCCACGACGACAGCGACCTCGTGGTGGTCGACAAGCCCGTGGGCGTCGCCGCCCATCCGAGCCCGGGCTGGAGCGGCCCGACGGTGATCGGCGGGCTGGCCGCGGCCGGGTACTCCGTCTCCACCTCGGGGGCGGCCGAGCGGCAGGGCATCGTGCACCGCCTGGACGTGGGTACGTCCGGGCTGATGGTCGTCGCCAAGTCCGAGCGTGCGTACACCCTGCTGAAGCAGCAGTTCCGGGAGCGGACCGTCGACAAGCGGTACCACGCCCTCGTACAAGGGCACCCGGACCCGCTCAGCGGCACGATCGACGCGCCTGTCGGACGGCACCCGCAGCACGACTACAAGTGGGCGGTCACCGCGGACGGCAAGCCGTCCGTCACGCACTACGACCTGATCGAGGCGTTCCGCGCCGCCAGCCTGCTCGACATCAAGCTGGAGACAGGCCGTACGCATCAGATCCGCGTGCACATGTCCGCGCACCGGCACCCGTGCGTCGGTGACCTCACCTACGGCGCCGACCCGAAGCTCGCCAAGCGGCTGCGGCTGGAGCGGCAGTGGCTGCACGCGGTCCGGCTCGGATTCGAGCACCCGTCGGACGGGCGCCGGGTGGAGTACGAGAGCGACTACCCGGAGGATCTCCAGAAGGCCCTGGACATCGTCCGGGCGGAGAGCGCCTAG
- a CDS encoding Na+/H+ antiporter, whose translation MDQLALLFALLLGAVLTVPVGDRIGVPAPVLMTLLGGVLALLPVVPNVEVPPEFILPLVLPPLLYAAVHRTSWRQFAANKRPIFLLAVALVFVTTAAVAAVAHTLVPGLGLAGAVALGALVAPPDPVAATSVAGRLGLPRRLVSILEGEGLFNDVTAITLYHVAVAAAVTGTFSVGGAVGELVLSGVVAIVVGLALGWAANKLAGYLGDATLQTGLTLLVPFASYVLAEELKGSGVLAVLMTALYLSSGRAVDADDVQGRLVGQSFWSIVDTLVTGVAFGLIGLELAVVVGPVSGRWGELLPAALAVIATVVVLRLVWLLPAAWLAKRLHRRKDLDEDIPLNWRETTVVWWAGMRGVASVALALAVPLTVEGGGSFPERDAILFIAFAVVLATLVLQGLTLPWLVRRLHVRVDSAAERELERQLALRCAKAARRRVREVEAVEDLPEEVSEALLRRAHDVGARISPDIVESERREAHTRRVARMKKMHRLNAELLSAARHEILAARGEPGVDPEVCDRVLHQLDLRSFRI comes from the coding sequence GTGGACCAGCTCGCTCTGCTCTTCGCCCTGCTGCTCGGTGCTGTCCTGACCGTTCCGGTGGGCGACCGAATAGGCGTGCCCGCTCCCGTGCTGATGACGCTGCTGGGCGGTGTCCTCGCGCTGCTGCCGGTCGTTCCGAACGTCGAGGTGCCGCCCGAGTTCATCCTTCCGCTCGTCCTGCCGCCGCTGCTGTACGCGGCCGTGCACCGCACCTCCTGGCGTCAGTTCGCGGCGAACAAGCGGCCGATATTCCTGCTGGCGGTGGCGCTGGTCTTCGTGACGACCGCTGCCGTGGCGGCCGTCGCGCACACGCTGGTTCCGGGGCTCGGCTTGGCGGGTGCCGTGGCCCTGGGTGCACTCGTCGCCCCGCCCGATCCCGTCGCGGCGACGTCGGTCGCCGGGCGGCTGGGGCTGCCGCGGCGGCTGGTGTCGATCCTGGAGGGCGAGGGCCTCTTCAACGACGTCACGGCGATCACCCTGTACCACGTCGCCGTCGCCGCAGCCGTCACCGGGACCTTCTCGGTCGGCGGCGCGGTCGGGGAGCTGGTCCTCTCCGGGGTCGTCGCGATCGTGGTCGGGCTCGCGCTCGGGTGGGCCGCGAACAAGCTCGCGGGATACCTGGGGGACGCGACGCTGCAGACGGGGCTCACCCTGCTGGTGCCGTTCGCGTCCTACGTCCTGGCCGAGGAGCTGAAGGGCTCCGGCGTCCTGGCGGTGCTGATGACCGCGCTGTATCTCTCATCCGGGCGGGCGGTGGACGCGGACGATGTGCAGGGGCGGCTGGTCGGGCAGAGCTTCTGGTCGATCGTCGACACGCTCGTCACCGGTGTCGCCTTCGGCCTGATCGGGCTCGAACTGGCCGTCGTCGTCGGGCCCGTGAGCGGACGTTGGGGCGAGCTGCTTCCGGCGGCGCTCGCGGTGATCGCGACGGTTGTCGTGCTCCGGCTGGTGTGGCTCCTGCCGGCGGCGTGGCTCGCCAAGCGGCTGCACCGGCGCAAGGACCTGGACGAGGACATCCCGCTCAACTGGCGCGAGACGACCGTCGTGTGGTGGGCCGGAATGCGTGGCGTGGCCTCGGTGGCGCTGGCGCTCGCCGTGCCGCTGACCGTCGAGGGCGGCGGCAGCTTCCCTGAGCGGGACGCCATCCTCTTCATCGCCTTCGCGGTCGTTCTCGCCACCCTCGTGCTCCAGGGGCTGACCCTTCCGTGGCTGGTCAGGCGGCTTCACGTACGGGTGGACAGCGCCGCCGAGCGTGAGCTGGAGCGGCAGCTGGCGCTGAGGTGCGCGAAGGCGGCACGGCGGCGCGTACGGGAGGTCGAGGCGGTCGAGGACCTTCCGGAGGAGGTCTCCGAGGCGCTGCTGCGGCGTGCCCACGACGTGGGCGCGCGCATCTCACCGGACATCGTGGAGAGCGAGCGGCGCGAGGCGCATACCAGGCGCGTCGCCCGGATGAAGAAGATGCACAGGCTCAACGCGGAGCTGCTCTCCGCGGCCCGGCACGAGATCCTCGCGGCGCGCGGCGAGCCCGGCGTCGACCCCGAGGTGTGCGACCGCGTCCTGCACCAGCTCGATCTGCGCAGCTTCCGCATCTGA
- a CDS encoding mechanosensitive ion channel family protein: protein MENVLRPLIVFGGAIVLAFAVAWGVDRLLRRIDARHPETPMWGLLRRGRVPLQAVIFVALLNGFYDQAEITRSYRPTVNLWLHIILIAATAWLVLRILAAVVETTTVRYAGVAHDPARARRVKTQLTLIQRLVTTVVVVIAASAILLQFPAMKTLGTSMLASAGVLGIVAGIAAQATLGNLFAGLSIAFGDMVRIGDEVVVDGEFGTVDEITVSYLVLRTWDERRVTMPVSYFTSKPFENWSRGGPQKTGTVYLQLDHSAPIAELRKRTEELVRDNDYWDGRSWSLVVTDTTPTTIEVRAVVTARTSDDVWTLRCDLREQLIDWLQREHPYALPGIRLSSASDHPETYSNGHLESRNHRGSRIS, encoded by the coding sequence ATGGAGAACGTGCTACGCCCGCTCATCGTGTTCGGCGGCGCGATCGTGCTCGCGTTCGCCGTCGCCTGGGGCGTGGACCGTCTGCTGCGCCGCATAGACGCCCGTCACCCCGAGACACCGATGTGGGGGCTGCTCCGGCGCGGGCGGGTGCCTCTGCAGGCCGTGATCTTCGTCGCCCTCCTCAACGGCTTCTACGATCAGGCGGAGATCACACGCAGCTACCGCCCGACGGTCAATCTGTGGCTGCACATCATCCTCATCGCGGCGACGGCATGGCTGGTCCTGCGGATCCTCGCCGCCGTGGTCGAGACGACCACCGTCCGGTACGCGGGTGTGGCGCACGACCCGGCGCGCGCACGGCGCGTGAAGACCCAGCTCACCCTCATCCAGCGGCTCGTCACCACCGTTGTCGTCGTCATCGCGGCGTCCGCGATCCTGCTGCAATTCCCGGCGATGAAGACGCTCGGCACCTCGATGCTCGCGTCGGCGGGTGTGCTGGGAATCGTCGCCGGTATCGCCGCCCAGGCCACGCTGGGGAACCTCTTCGCCGGCCTGTCCATCGCGTTCGGCGACATGGTGCGCATCGGGGACGAGGTCGTCGTCGACGGCGAGTTCGGGACGGTGGACGAGATCACCGTCTCCTATCTGGTGCTGCGCACCTGGGACGAGCGGCGCGTGACGATGCCTGTCTCGTACTTCACCAGCAAGCCGTTCGAGAACTGGTCGCGCGGCGGCCCGCAGAAGACCGGCACGGTCTACCTCCAGCTCGACCACTCGGCCCCGATCGCCGAGCTGCGCAAGCGGACCGAGGAACTGGTACGCGACAACGACTACTGGGACGGCCGCAGCTGGAGCCTCGTCGTCACCGACACCACCCCCACCACCATCGAGGTACGTGCCGTCGTCACGGCCCGTACGTCCGACGACGTGTGGACGCTCCGCTGCGACCTGCGGGAACAGCTGATCGACTGGCTCCAGCGTGAACACCCGTACGCGCTGCCCGGCATCCGGCTCTCCTCCGCGAGCGATCACCCGGAGACGTACTCCAACGGGCATCTGGAGAGCCGCAACCACCGCGGCAGCAGGATCTCCTGA
- a CDS encoding dienelactone hydrolase family protein — protein MATVVLFHSVYGLRPAVHKAADRLRAAGHEVHTPDLFDGRTAGTVEEGAELKDEIGRDELLMRAVTVTAPLSERGLVYAGFSLGGSIAQNLALADERARALLLLHGTSDLPEDAAVDDLPVQLHVADPDPFEPHDWLNAWYLQMRRAGADVEVFRYAGAGHLFTDEDLDDHDAEAAERTWRTALGFLDSV, from the coding sequence TTGGCCACCGTCGTTCTGTTCCACTCCGTCTACGGGCTGCGACCCGCCGTGCACAAGGCGGCGGACCGGCTGCGGGCCGCCGGCCACGAGGTGCACACGCCGGACCTGTTCGACGGGCGCACGGCCGGCACCGTCGAGGAGGGCGCGGAGCTGAAGGACGAGATCGGCCGGGACGAGCTGCTGATGCGCGCCGTCACCGTCACGGCGCCGCTGTCCGAACGCGGGCTCGTCTACGCGGGCTTCTCCCTGGGCGGCTCGATCGCGCAGAACCTCGCCCTCGCCGACGAGCGTGCGCGGGCGCTGCTGCTTCTGCACGGCACGTCGGACCTCCCGGAGGACGCCGCCGTGGACGACCTCCCCGTACAGCTGCACGTAGCCGACCCCGACCCGTTCGAGCCGCACGACTGGCTGAACGCCTGGTATCTGCAGATGAGGCGGGCCGGAGCGGACGTCGAGGTCTTCCGGTACGCGGGGGCGGGACACCTCTTCACGGACGAGGACCTGGACGACCACGACGCGGAGGCGGCCGAGCGCACCTGGCGCACGGCGCTGGGGTTCCTCGACAGCGTGTAG